In Anaerolineae bacterium, the following proteins share a genomic window:
- a CDS encoding ABC transporter ATP-binding protein has translation MIVDLAVRVEKLRFAYPDGRLALDDVSFAIAPGEKVAVVGPNGAGKSTLFLHLNGVLHGQNEGRIWVAGVELTDKSLRQVRARVGLVFQDPDDQLFSPTVFEDVAFGPLHMGLPEEEVRRRVTQALTAVGMQGFEDKMPHHLSLGERKRIAIATVLAMEPDILLLDEPSAGLDPRARRNLIQLLQRLPQTMLVASHDMRLVWELCPRTLILDAGRLVADGPTAVLLQDEALMEAHGLEVPLLTPAPRPEASIPHTVSIAWK, from the coding sequence ATGATCGTGGACCTGGCAGTGCGTGTGGAGAAACTTCGCTTCGCTTATCCTGACGGGAGGCTCGCTCTCGACGACGTCAGCTTTGCCATCGCGCCTGGCGAGAAGGTGGCCGTGGTCGGCCCGAACGGCGCCGGCAAATCCACCCTCTTTCTCCATCTGAACGGCGTCCTGCATGGGCAGAACGAGGGGCGCATCTGGGTCGCCGGCGTGGAGCTTACCGACAAAAGCCTGCGTCAGGTGCGGGCACGCGTCGGCCTGGTGTTCCAGGACCCCGATGACCAGCTCTTCTCCCCAACCGTCTTTGAGGATGTGGCCTTTGGCCCCCTGCATATGGGCCTCCCCGAGGAAGAGGTGCGCCGGCGCGTGACCCAGGCCCTGACAGCCGTCGGCATGCAGGGCTTCGAGGACAAGATGCCGCACCACCTGAGCCTGGGGGAACGCAAGCGCATCGCCATCGCCACGGTCCTTGCCATGGAGCCTGATATCCTCTTGCTGGACGAGCCTTCCGCGGGGCTGGACCCGCGCGCCCGCCGCAACCTGATCCAATTGCTCCAGCGCTTGCCGCAGACCATGCTGGTCGCCAGCCACGATATGCGGCTGGTGTGGGAGCTGTGCCCGCGCACCCTGATCCTGGACGCCGGCCGGCTGGTGGCGGATGGGCCTACCGCTGTGCTCCTGCAGGATGAAGCCCTTATGGAAGCCCACGGCCTGGAAGTGCCCCTGCTGACGCCGGCACCCCGGCCGGAGGCCTCTATCCCCCATACCGTTTCGATAGCATGGAAATAA